In Carnobacteriaceae bacterium zg-84, the genomic window GACACAAGGATTTACATTAGATGAAATGCACGAAGTGATGTTTAGTCATGGAGAGGGTAAATTAGTTGGTACAATGCTTCCTGCGTATAAACATTTGGTAGCTTTTCAATATTGTGATTTTAATGGTTTGGCAAGTGAACATGGACAATTTAATCCAAATGGCTCAGTACTGGCGATAGAGGGAATGATGAGTGAAAATGGCCTTGTTTTAGGAAAAATGGGACATAGTGAACGTTATGGTGAAGGACTGTATAAAACAAACACACTGAAAGGTAGACAAGATATTTTTACAAACGGTGTTCAATACTTCAAATATAAAAAGGAGAAAAAATGATGAATTTATTGTATGAGGGCAAAGCAAAACAACTGTATTCTTGTGAAGAACCAGATAAAGTTTATGTTCATTATAAAAATAGTGCAACAGCTTTTAATGGTATAAAAAAAGAAGAATTTGAGAAAAAAGGCGTTTTAAACAATACGATTACATCGTTGATTTTTAATTATTTAGAGAATGCAGGTGTACGTACACATTTCATTGAAAAAGTGAATGATACGGATCAGATTTGTCAACATGTGACGATTATTCCTCTAGAAGTCATTATTCGGAATATTGTTGCAGGATCTATGGCGAAAAAATACGGTCTACCTGAAGGTCAAGTACTGGCAAAACCCGTATTTGAGTTAAGTTATAAAAATGATGCGTTAGGAGATCCACTTATAAACGATGATCATGCCGTGGCGTTGCATATTGTGACAGAAGATGAATTAGCTTTTATCAAATTCCAAGCTTTACGTATCAATATGCTTTTGCAAGAATTTTTCTTAAAAGCTAATTTAACATTGGTTGATTTTAAAATTGAGTTTGGAAAGACAAAAAATAATCAAATTATTTTGGCAGATGAAATTTCTCCAGATACATGTCGATTATGGGAAGTTGGAACACAAGAAAAGTTTGATAAGGACAGATTTCGCCGAGATTTAGGTGGTGTTATGGAAGCGTACGAAGAAGTGTTAAGGAGATTAACTCATGAGTAGTCATCTAAATGAAGAATGTGGTGTTTTTGGTGTGTTTGGACATTCACGAGCGAGTGAAGTGACCTATTTTGGATTGCACAGTTTACAGCATCGCGGGCAAGAAGGAGCAGGTATTGTTGTATCGAATGATGACAAAATGGTTGGGTATAGAGGATTAGGCCTACTAGCTGAAGTATTTAAAGATAAGCAAAATTTAGATATGTATGGAGATAAAGCAATCGGGCATGTACGCTATGCTACATCAGGAGGAAGTAGTTTACGTAATATTCAACCGTTTTTACATCGCTTTTATGATATGGAAGTTGGTGTATGTCACAATGGTAATCTTATCAACAGTAAAACATTGCGAAAAGAACTAGAACAAGAGGGGGCTGTTTTTTATTCAACGTCTGATACAGAAGTGTTAATTCATTTAATTCGCCGTAGCAAGCAAGCAACATTCGAAGCACAGTTAAAAGAAAGTTTATGTCGTATTAAAGGTGGATTCACGTATTTACTTTTGACAAAAGACGCTTTGTATGGAGCTGTTGATGAAAATGGTTTACGTCCTTTAGTTGTTGGTAAGTTAAAGAATGGGGCATATGTCCTGGCAAGCGAAACATGTGCTATTGATATTTTGGGAGGAGAATTTGTCCGAGATATTTATGCGGGAGAAATAGTGATTATTACAAAGGACGGATTACGTGTCGAATCATATATTGAAAAAAATCGTCATGCTATTGCGGCAATGGAATATGTCTATTTTTCAAGACCCGATTCTAATAT contains:
- a CDS encoding phosphoribosylaminoimidazolesuccinocarboxamide synthase, whose amino-acid sequence is MNLLYEGKAKQLYSCEEPDKVYVHYKNSATAFNGIKKEEFEKKGVLNNTITSLIFNYLENAGVRTHFIEKVNDTDQICQHVTIIPLEVIIRNIVAGSMAKKYGLPEGQVLAKPVFELSYKNDALGDPLINDDHAVALHIVTEDELAFIKFQALRINMLLQEFFLKANLTLVDFKIEFGKTKNNQIILADEISPDTCRLWEVGTQEKFDKDRFRRDLGGVMEAYEEVLRRLTHE
- a CDS encoding amidophosphoribosyltransferase — translated: MSSHLNEECGVFGVFGHSRASEVTYFGLHSLQHRGQEGAGIVVSNDDKMVGYRGLGLLAEVFKDKQNLDMYGDKAIGHVRYATSGGSSLRNIQPFLHRFYDMEVGVCHNGNLINSKTLRKELEQEGAVFYSTSDTEVLIHLIRRSKQATFEAQLKESLCRIKGGFTYLLLTKDALYGAVDENGLRPLVVGKLKNGAYVLASETCAIDILGGEFVRDIYAGEIVIITKDGLRVESYIEKNRHAIAAMEYVYFSRPDSNIAGINVHAARKRTGRRLAHEWPTPQADIVIGVPNSSLSAASGYAEESGLPYEMGLVKSQYIARTFIQPTQELREQGVRLKLSAVKSIVGGKSVVMVDDSIVRGTTSQRIVRLLKEAGAKEVHVRIAAPPLLFPSYYGIDISTSSELIAANQTLEEMRVFIGADSLGFLSEEGLIESIGLKVDDLYGGLCMDCFNGDYCAGLYDYEEEFYRKLTPIQQAFLEKRK